A stretch of Bradyrhizobium sp. AZCC 2262 DNA encodes these proteins:
- a CDS encoding methionine synthase has translation MLFPTTIAGSLPKPEWLAEPNTLWAPWRAKGDELARAKRDATMLAVKLQEDAGVDIVTEGEQARQHFVHGFLEKVEGIDFAHKVEMGIRKDRYKAMVPQVVAPLTLKGRVHADEARVARTHTTHKLKFTLPGPMTIADTVADKYYGDKVKMAFAFAELLNNEAKALQADGVDVIQFDEPAFNVFMDEVSDWGIRALERAAEGLTCTTAVHICYGYGIKANTDWKQTLGSEWRQYEDIFPAIEKSPIQQVAIECRNSKVPLDLLALLPGKVVQAGVIDVASDTVETAEDVVKVIEAVSKFVPLSNIVATTNCGMAPMRRDIAEAKLAALGAGAKLARQRLG, from the coding sequence ATGCTGTTTCCAACCACCATCGCAGGCTCTTTGCCGAAGCCGGAATGGCTGGCCGAGCCGAACACGCTGTGGGCGCCCTGGCGAGCAAAAGGCGACGAACTCGCCCGCGCCAAGCGGGACGCCACCATGCTGGCGGTGAAGCTGCAGGAGGATGCCGGCGTCGATATCGTCACGGAGGGCGAGCAGGCCCGCCAGCATTTCGTCCACGGCTTTCTGGAGAAGGTCGAGGGCATCGATTTCGCCCACAAGGTCGAGATGGGCATCAGGAAAGACCGCTACAAGGCGATGGTGCCGCAGGTGGTCGCGCCGCTGACGCTAAAGGGCCGCGTCCATGCCGATGAAGCCCGCGTCGCCCGCACCCACACTACCCACAAGCTGAAATTCACCCTGCCCGGCCCGATGACGATCGCCGACACGGTCGCTGACAAGTATTACGGCGACAAGGTCAAGATGGCGTTCGCCTTTGCCGAACTGCTCAACAACGAGGCCAAGGCGCTGCAGGCCGACGGTGTCGATGTGATCCAGTTCGACGAGCCCGCCTTCAACGTCTTCATGGACGAAGTCTCCGACTGGGGCATCAGGGCACTGGAGCGCGCCGCCGAAGGCCTGACCTGCACCACCGCCGTCCACATCTGCTATGGCTACGGCATCAAGGCCAATACCGACTGGAAGCAGACGCTGGGCAGCGAGTGGCGGCAGTACGAGGATATTTTCCCGGCGATCGAAAAAAGCCCGATCCAGCAGGTCGCGATCGAGTGCCGCAATTCGAAAGTGCCGCTCGACCTGCTGGCGCTGCTCCCCGGCAAGGTCGTCCAGGCCGGCGTGATCGACGTCGCCAGCGACACCGTCGAGACCGCGGAGGATGTCGTGAAGGTGATCGAGGCCGTTTCGAAATTCGTGCCGTTGAGCAACATCGTCGCGACGACGAATTGCGGCATGGCGCCGATGCGGCGGGACATCGCGGAGGCGAAGCTGGCGGCGCTGGGCGCGGGGGCGAAGCTGGCGAGGCAGCGGCTCGGGTGA
- a CDS encoding glutathione S-transferase N-terminal domain-containing protein, translated as MIDLHYAPTPNGWKISIMLEELGLPYRVIPVNIRAGEQFRPEFLAISPNNRIPAIVDHEPADGQGPFPVFETGAILIYLADKTGRFLPKEMRARSHVIEWLMWQVSGLGPMLGQHGHFALYAAEKIPYAIERYRDEAARLYRVLDTQLGKTGAYVAGDYSIADIACFPWTMTHKAQGFTLDDYPNIKRWYAEVRARPQVQAGLAIGKFVKEPFDEEARKNMFGQRAKEMAERK; from the coding sequence ATGATCGACCTGCACTATGCGCCGACGCCCAATGGCTGGAAAATCTCGATCATGCTGGAGGAACTCGGGCTTCCCTATCGGGTCATCCCCGTCAACATCCGCGCCGGCGAGCAGTTCAGGCCGGAATTTCTGGCGATCAGCCCGAACAACCGGATTCCGGCCATCGTGGACCACGAACCCGCCGACGGGCAGGGGCCGTTTCCGGTGTTCGAGACCGGCGCGATCCTGATCTACCTCGCCGACAAGACCGGGCGCTTTTTGCCGAAAGAGATGCGGGCGCGCTCCCACGTCATCGAATGGCTGATGTGGCAGGTGAGTGGGCTCGGGCCCATGCTCGGCCAGCACGGCCATTTCGCGCTCTACGCGGCAGAAAAAATCCCTTACGCGATCGAACGCTACCGCGACGAGGCGGCGCGGCTCTACCGCGTGCTCGATACGCAGTTGGGCAAGACCGGCGCCTATGTCGCGGGCGACTACTCGATCGCCGATATCGCCTGCTTCCCCTGGACCATGACCCACAAGGCGCAGGGCTTTACCCTCGACGATTATCCGAACATCAAACGCTGGTACGCGGAAGTGCGCGCCCGGCCGCAGGTGCAAGCCGGGCTCGCGATCGGAAAATTCGTGAAGGAGCCGTTCGACGAGGAGGCGCGGAAGAATATGTTTGGACAACGCGCGAAGGAGATGGCGGAGAGGAAGTGA
- a CDS encoding 2-hydroxychromene-2-carboxylate isomerase has protein sequence MIEFFFDCSSPWTYLAFHNIQPLAKEFGVEISWRPILVGGIFNTVNPSVYAQRETPVPLKARYMKKDLADWARSAGLAIKMPPTVFPVNSVKAMRGCIWLGQESGERMVPFATAVFETYWGGDKDISQDSVLTEVCKKAGVDHVKFFEGIGQQSIKDQLKANTDEVMARGGFGSPTIFVDKTDMYFGNDRMLLIREALERLKARAA, from the coding sequence ATGATCGAATTCTTCTTCGACTGCTCCAGTCCCTGGACCTATCTCGCCTTCCACAACATCCAGCCGCTCGCCAAAGAGTTCGGCGTCGAGATCAGTTGGCGGCCGATCCTGGTCGGCGGCATCTTCAACACCGTGAACCCCAGCGTCTATGCGCAGCGCGAGACGCCGGTGCCGTTGAAGGCGCGGTACATGAAGAAGGATCTCGCCGACTGGGCGCGCTCTGCGGGGCTTGCCATCAAGATGCCGCCGACGGTGTTTCCGGTGAACAGCGTGAAAGCAATGCGCGGCTGCATCTGGCTGGGCCAGGAATCTGGCGAACGCATGGTGCCGTTCGCCACCGCGGTGTTCGAGACCTATTGGGGCGGCGACAAGGACATTTCGCAGGACTCGGTGCTGACGGAGGTCTGCAAGAAGGCCGGCGTCGACCATGTCAAATTCTTCGAGGGCATCGGCCAGCAGTCGATCAAGGACCAGCTCAAGGCCAACACGGACGAGGTGATGGCGCGTGGCGGTTTCGGTTCGCCGACGATCTTTGTTGACAAGACTGACATGTACTTCGGCAACGACCGAATGCTGCTGATCCGCGAGGCGCTGGAGCGCCTGAAAGCGCGGGCCGCCTGA
- a CDS encoding NADPH:quinone oxidoreductase family protein: MPKAVVCRELGPPESLRLETFDAMPLAPGQVRVAIRAAGLNFPDVLMAAGEYQLKPPLPFTPGMEAAGDVVEVNAAEGVAVGDRVIVKMRHGAYSDEAVATPSQLVKLPSNFDYAEGATFLAGHGTAYHALIDRGRLEPGEVLLVHGAGGGVGLAAVEIGKMLGATVIATASSDEKLAIAKARGADHLIRYDREPFRDAVKRITDGQGADVVFDPVGGEVFENSMRCINWGARLLVIGFTGGIGLAKTNLLMIKGASVLGVRAGEAVRRNPALGEVRIKALAEWAEAGKVRPNISHRLPLEDYAKAMRLLIDRKAIGRVALTMG, from the coding sequence ATGCCGAAGGCCGTCGTCTGCCGCGAGCTTGGGCCGCCGGAGAGCCTGCGCCTGGAAACGTTTGACGCCATGCCGCTGGCGCCGGGTCAGGTGCGTGTCGCTATCCGCGCCGCCGGGTTGAACTTCCCCGACGTTCTGATGGCGGCGGGCGAGTATCAGCTCAAGCCGCCGCTGCCGTTCACGCCGGGTATGGAAGCCGCCGGCGATGTCGTCGAGGTCAACGCGGCCGAAGGCGTCGCGGTTGGTGATCGCGTGATCGTCAAGATGCGGCACGGCGCCTATTCCGATGAAGCCGTCGCGACGCCGTCGCAACTCGTAAAACTGCCGTCGAATTTCGACTACGCCGAGGGCGCGACGTTCCTGGCCGGCCACGGCACCGCCTATCACGCGCTGATCGATCGCGGCCGGCTCGAACCGGGCGAGGTGCTGCTGGTGCACGGCGCGGGCGGCGGTGTCGGGCTCGCCGCCGTCGAAATCGGCAAGATGCTCGGCGCGACGGTGATTGCGACAGCTTCCAGCGACGAGAAGCTTGCGATTGCGAAAGCCAGGGGCGCCGATCATCTCATCCGCTACGATCGCGAGCCGTTCCGCGATGCCGTCAAGCGCATCACGGACGGGCAGGGCGCTGACGTGGTATTCGACCCCGTCGGCGGCGAAGTATTCGAGAACTCGATGCGCTGCATCAACTGGGGCGCAAGGCTGCTGGTCATCGGCTTCACCGGCGGCATTGGGCTTGCAAAGACCAATCTTCTGATGATCAAGGGCGCGAGTGTGCTCGGCGTCCGAGCCGGCGAAGCGGTGCGGAGAAATCCCGCGCTCGGCGAGGTCAGGATCAAGGCGCTCGCGGAATGGGCGGAGGCCGGAAAGGTGCGTCCGAATATCTCGCATCGGCTGCCGCTTGAGGATTACGCGAAGGCGATGAGGCTGCTCATCGATCGAAAGGCGATCGGGCGCGTGGCGCTGACGATGGGGTAA
- a CDS encoding esterase/lipase family protein: MSERPASTDATQDGVVLLHGISRTARSFRKMQAALEGCGFAALNLDYASRRNALEALAEDIHPAIQRFTEDVDGSVHFVCHSMGGLLARVYIARHRPKRLGRVVMLGTPNSGSEIADRLRHLRPYRAFFGPAGQQLGTQRNEAIKALFPPVNYPVGIVAGNRSIYPITSAFLPKPHDGRVSVANTKLDGMADHIVIRTSHPWLVRHSVAIAQTIAFLKAGKFGS; this comes from the coding sequence GTGAGCGAGCGGCCCGCCTCGACCGACGCGACGCAAGACGGTGTCGTCCTGCTCCATGGCATCAGCAGGACGGCGCGATCGTTTCGAAAGATGCAAGCGGCGCTGGAAGGCTGTGGCTTCGCCGCGCTCAACCTGGACTACGCGAGCCGCCGGAACGCGCTGGAAGCGCTGGCGGAGGACATCCATCCCGCTATCCAACGTTTTACGGAGGACGTCGACGGTTCCGTCCATTTCGTCTGCCATTCCATGGGCGGCTTGCTGGCCCGGGTCTACATTGCCAGACATCGGCCAAAACGCCTGGGCCGTGTCGTCATGCTCGGCACGCCGAACAGCGGCAGCGAGATCGCCGACCGCCTCAGGCATCTCAGGCCTTACCGCGCTTTTTTCGGACCGGCCGGACAGCAACTCGGCACGCAGCGAAATGAAGCGATCAAGGCACTGTTTCCACCGGTCAATTATCCCGTTGGCATCGTCGCCGGAAACCGGTCGATCTATCCGATCACATCGGCATTCCTGCCGAAGCCGCATGACGGACGGGTATCGGTGGCGAACACCAAACTCGACGGGATGGCGGACCATATCGTCATCCGCACCTCGCATCCCTGGCTGGTGCGGCATAGTGTTGCGATCGCGCAGACGATTGCGTTTTTGAAGGCTGGAAAGTTTGGATCATAG
- a CDS encoding crotonase/enoyl-CoA hydratase family protein, whose product MAYEAIKYEVDDQILTITLNRPDKLNAFNGTMQQELIDAFDAADKDDNVRAIIVTGAGRGFCAGADLSSGANTFDRDARRGPVKRLASGAVDYSDPMVRDGGGQVTLRIFKCLKPVIAAVNGPAVGIGVTMQLAMDIRIASEAARFGFVFSQRGIVPEAASSWFLPRIVGISQALEWCYSGRVFPAQEALAGRLVSKVVPPDDLLPTARALAKEFAAKTAPVSVALIRQMMWRMMGADDPMEAHKVDSRGIYARGRSEDVKEGVVSFLEKRPAEFKNKVSSDMPDYFPWWQEREYK is encoded by the coding sequence ATGGCGTATGAGGCGATCAAGTACGAGGTCGACGATCAGATTCTCACCATCACGCTGAACCGGCCCGACAAGCTCAACGCCTTCAACGGCACCATGCAGCAGGAACTGATCGACGCCTTCGACGCCGCCGACAAAGACGACAATGTCCGCGCCATCATCGTGACAGGCGCAGGCCGCGGCTTCTGCGCCGGCGCCGATCTCTCGTCCGGCGCCAACACGTTTGACCGCGACGCGCGGCGCGGGCCGGTGAAGCGGCTGGCCAGCGGCGCTGTCGACTACAGCGATCCCATGGTGCGCGACGGCGGCGGCCAGGTGACGCTACGCATCTTCAAATGCTTGAAGCCGGTGATCGCGGCGGTGAACGGCCCCGCCGTCGGCATCGGCGTCACCATGCAGCTCGCGATGGATATCCGCATCGCATCGGAAGCCGCACGCTTCGGCTTCGTGTTCTCCCAGCGCGGCATTGTGCCCGAGGCCGCCTCGAGCTGGTTTCTGCCGCGCATCGTCGGCATCTCGCAGGCGCTGGAGTGGTGTTATTCAGGCCGCGTCTTCCCGGCGCAGGAGGCGTTGGCCGGCCGCCTCGTCAGCAAGGTGGTGCCGCCGGACGATCTGCTGCCGACCGCGCGTGCGTTGGCAAAAGAATTTGCCGCCAAGACCGCGCCGGTATCGGTGGCGCTGATCCGGCAGATGATGTGGCGCATGATGGGCGCCGACGATCCGATGGAAGCTCACAAGGTCGACAGCCGCGGCATCTACGCCCGCGGGCGTTCGGAGGACGTGAAAGAAGGCGTGGTCTCGTTCCTGGAAAAGCGCCCGGCCGAATTCAAGAACAAGGTTTCCAGCGACATGCCCGACTATTTCCCATGGTGGCAAGAGCGCGAATATAAGTGA
- a CDS encoding amidase, whose product MHKTVKEEQEEVTSLHDLSATDLIAGYRAKQFSPSEVLEEVIEHVAAWEPHIKALYLFDPEAARAAAKASTDRWQRGEPTGTLDGIPVTIKDNIATKGQPVPLGAASVKLVPAAKDAPPAARLRESGAIIFAKTTMPDYGMLSSGLSSFHPLTRNPWDLSKNAGGSSSGAGAAAAAGYGPLHLGTDIGGSVRLPASWCGLVALKPSFGRVPVDPPYVGRVAGPMTRTVDDAALMMCVLSKPDRRDGTSLPADSINWKAHDKSPRKLRIGLMLDPGAGQPLESDVRGVAIKAAKAFESAGAVVTEVDGILTREMLDGLDNFWRARMWDDLSKLSPEERSRTLPYIHKWAEAAASLSGIDVVRGFNATMAIRAAAAKLFCDLDYVVSPVSPVVNFPAEFAAPINDPDKPFEHIAYTVPWNMAENPAISINGGYDAKGFPIGVQIVGRRFDDLGVLGMAKAFEGLRGPQRPWPSPPKK is encoded by the coding sequence ATGCATAAAACCGTCAAAGAAGAACAAGAAGAAGTCACCTCGCTGCATGACCTTTCCGCGACTGACCTGATCGCGGGCTATCGTGCCAAGCAGTTCTCGCCCTCCGAAGTGCTGGAGGAAGTGATCGAGCATGTTGCGGCGTGGGAGCCGCACATCAAGGCGCTCTATTTGTTCGATCCCGAAGCTGCGCGCGCGGCCGCGAAGGCCTCGACCGACCGCTGGCAGAGGGGCGAGCCGACCGGCACGCTCGATGGCATTCCGGTCACCATCAAGGACAATATCGCCACCAAAGGTCAGCCGGTCCCGCTGGGTGCTGCCAGTGTCAAGCTGGTGCCGGCCGCGAAGGATGCCCCGCCCGCCGCGCGGTTGCGTGAATCCGGCGCGATCATCTTCGCCAAAACGACGATGCCGGATTACGGCATGCTGTCGTCGGGCCTCTCCAGTTTCCATCCCCTCACCCGCAATCCCTGGGACCTCAGCAAAAATGCCGGCGGCTCCTCCTCGGGCGCGGGCGCGGCAGCCGCGGCCGGTTACGGCCCGCTGCATCTCGGCACCGACATCGGTGGCTCGGTGCGGCTGCCGGCCTCGTGGTGCGGCCTGGTCGCGTTGAAGCCGAGTTTTGGGCGCGTTCCGGTCGATCCGCCCTATGTCGGCCGCGTTGCGGGCCCGATGACCCGCACCGTCGACGATGCGGCGCTGATGATGTGCGTCTTGTCGAAGCCGGACCGCCGCGACGGCACCAGCCTGCCGGCGGACAGCATCAACTGGAAGGCGCACGACAAGTCCCCGCGCAAGCTGCGCATCGGCCTGATGCTCGATCCCGGCGCCGGCCAGCCGCTGGAAAGCGACGTGCGAGGCGTTGCGATCAAGGCGGCCAAGGCGTTCGAATCCGCCGGCGCCGTCGTCACCGAGGTCGACGGTATCCTGACGCGCGAGATGCTCGACGGGCTCGACAATTTCTGGCGCGCGCGGATGTGGGACGATCTCTCAAAACTTTCGCCCGAGGAACGCAGCAGGACGCTGCCCTACATCCACAAATGGGCCGAAGCCGCGGCAAGTCTTTCCGGCATCGACGTCGTCAGGGGTTTTAACGCCACGATGGCGATCCGCGCGGCGGCTGCAAAACTGTTCTGCGATCTCGATTACGTGGTCTCGCCAGTGTCGCCGGTGGTGAACTTCCCGGCCGAATTCGCCGCCCCGATCAATGATCCGGACAAGCCGTTCGAGCACATTGCCTATACCGTGCCGTGGAATATGGCTGAAAATCCCGCGATCTCGATCAATGGCGGTTACGACGCCAAGGGCTTTCCGATCGGCGTGCAGATCGTCGGCCGCCGCTTCGACGATCTCGGCGTGCTCGGCATGGCGAAGGCGTTCGAAGGCCTGCGCGGCCCGCAGCGGCCGTGGCCCTCGCCGCCGAAGAAATAA
- a CDS encoding M20 aminoacylase family protein: protein MPTIDRIDGYAKELTAIRRDLHAHPEIGFEEVRTSGIVAEKLKGWGIEVHRGLGGTGVIGVLKGKGNGGKRIGLRADMDALPMEENTNLKWRSTIPGRFHGCGHDGHTTMLLGTARYLAETKNFDGTVHFIFQPAEEGLGGARAMIKDGLFQKFPCDEVYGLHNAPDLNHGEIAILPGPAMAGADFFDITIQGYGAHGAMPERSKDAVVIATTLTQALQTIVSRNVDPLKSAVLSVTQIHAGSANNVIPGDARLGGTVRAFDDGVRALIRERMRTICAGIAATFQCEITADIRDTFSVLVNEEEQSRVVEAVAKTVVDPANVLTRATPKMGSEDFADMMQVVPGAYFWIGHDGSVPVHNPGYVLDDKILPIGASMFARIIETRLPVGSHA from the coding sequence ATGCCTACCATCGACCGCATCGACGGCTATGCCAAGGAACTCACCGCCATCAGACGCGATCTGCATGCCCATCCCGAGATCGGCTTCGAGGAAGTGCGCACTTCCGGCATCGTCGCGGAGAAGCTGAAAGGATGGGGCATCGAGGTGCATCGCGGCCTTGGCGGCACCGGCGTGATCGGCGTGCTCAAGGGCAAGGGCAATGGCGGCAAGCGCATCGGCCTGCGCGCCGACATGGACGCGCTGCCGATGGAAGAGAATACCAACCTGAAATGGCGCTCGACGATTCCCGGCCGCTTCCACGGCTGCGGCCATGACGGCCATACCACCATGCTGCTCGGCACCGCGCGCTATCTGGCCGAGACCAAAAATTTCGACGGTACCGTGCATTTCATCTTCCAGCCCGCCGAGGAAGGCCTCGGCGGCGCGCGCGCCATGATCAAGGACGGCCTGTTCCAGAAATTTCCCTGCGACGAGGTCTACGGGCTGCACAATGCGCCCGACCTGAACCACGGTGAGATCGCGATCCTGCCGGGGCCGGCAATGGCCGGCGCCGACTTCTTCGACATCACCATCCAGGGCTACGGCGCGCATGGCGCGATGCCGGAACGCTCCAAGGACGCTGTGGTCATCGCGACGACGCTGACGCAAGCCCTGCAGACCATCGTCAGCCGCAACGTCGATCCCTTGAAGTCTGCGGTGCTGTCGGTCACGCAAATCCATGCCGGCTCCGCAAACAACGTGATCCCAGGTGACGCCAGACTAGGCGGCACGGTGCGCGCGTTCGACGACGGCGTGCGCGCGTTGATCCGCGAGCGCATGCGCACGATCTGCGCCGGCATTGCCGCGACCTTCCAGTGCGAAATAACCGCCGACATCCGCGACACGTTCAGCGTGCTCGTCAACGAGGAGGAGCAGTCCCGGGTGGTCGAGGCGGTGGCGAAGACCGTGGTCGATCCGGCCAATGTGTTGACGCGCGCGACGCCCAAGATGGGAAGCGAGGATTTCGCCGACATGATGCAGGTGGTGCCCGGCGCCTATTTCTGGATCGGCCATGACGGCTCGGTGCCGGTGCACAACCCCGGCTATGTCCTCGACGACAAGATCCTGCCGATCGGCGCCAGCATGTTCGCCCGCATCATCGAAACCCGGCTCCCGGTAGGTTCGCATGCATAA
- a CDS encoding M81 family metallopeptidase → MTRIAVGAFLHETNTFAPTKATYDDFVHGGGWPSMAHGTDMLKVMRNINVGLAGFVEAAEANGWELVPTISAAAVPSAHVTKDAFERIMKEMVDGIATAGPIDAVYLDLHGAMVTEHYDDGEGETLARVRKVIGKDLPLVVSLDLHANVSPEMMEHADALIAYRTYPHIDMADTGRACARHLALMLKTKARFAKAFRQLPFLIPISWQCTNDQPTKGIYEKLTALESDAVPTLSFAPGFPAADFRDCGPSVFAYGRTQADADAAADKLVALVESHEDDFDGRIYSPDDGVRLAMELAKSASKPIVIADTQDNPGAGGDSDTTGMLRALVRNKASGATGVIYDPESASAAHAAGVGATVTLNLGGKSGISGDAPYRETFVVEKLSDGKFVASGPYYRGRDMDMGQSACLRIGDIRVVVGSYKAQLADQSMYRYVGIEPTEQKILVNKSSVHFRADFEPIAEKLLICAAPGAMPADTAVLPWTRLRPGIRIKPNGRAFAPSAQSRSTSPVTG, encoded by the coding sequence ATGACCCGCATCGCCGTTGGCGCCTTTCTGCACGAGACCAACACTTTTGCGCCAACCAAGGCGACCTATGACGATTTCGTTCACGGCGGCGGCTGGCCGTCGATGGCGCATGGCACCGACATGCTCAAGGTCATGCGTAACATCAATGTCGGCCTGGCCGGTTTCGTCGAGGCGGCCGAAGCCAATGGCTGGGAGCTGGTCCCGACGATCTCGGCGGCCGCGGTCCCATCGGCGCATGTCACCAAGGATGCCTTCGAACGCATCATGAAAGAGATGGTCGACGGCATCGCTACGGCAGGACCTATCGATGCCGTCTATCTTGATCTGCACGGCGCCATGGTGACCGAACACTACGACGACGGTGAAGGCGAAACGCTTGCCCGCGTGCGCAAGGTGATCGGCAAGGACCTGCCGTTGGTCGTGAGCCTGGACCTCCATGCCAATGTCTCACCCGAGATGATGGAGCATGCCGATGCACTCATTGCCTACCGCACCTATCCCCACATCGACATGGCCGACACCGGCCGCGCCTGTGCAAGACACCTCGCGCTGATGCTGAAGACAAAGGCACGCTTTGCAAAAGCGTTCCGGCAATTGCCGTTCCTGATCCCGATCTCCTGGCAATGCACCAACGACCAGCCGACCAAGGGCATTTATGAAAAGCTTACGGCGCTCGAAAGCGACGCGGTGCCGACGCTGTCCTTTGCGCCGGGCTTCCCGGCGGCGGACTTCAGGGATTGCGGGCCGAGCGTGTTTGCCTACGGCCGGACGCAGGCCGATGCGGATGCCGCAGCCGACAAACTGGTGGCGCTGGTCGAGAGCCACGAGGACGATTTCGACGGCCGCATCTATTCGCCCGATGATGGCGTGCGCCTCGCGATGGAGCTGGCGAAATCGGCAAGTAAGCCGATCGTCATCGCCGACACCCAGGACAATCCCGGCGCCGGCGGCGATTCCGACACCACGGGCATGCTGCGCGCGCTGGTGCGCAACAAGGCTTCCGGTGCCACCGGCGTGATCTACGATCCGGAGTCGGCTAGCGCTGCGCATGCGGCCGGTGTCGGCGCCACGGTCACGCTGAATCTCGGCGGCAAGTCGGGCATATCAGGCGATGCGCCATACAGGGAAACTTTCGTTGTCGAAAAACTGTCCGACGGCAAATTCGTGGCGTCCGGCCCCTATTATCGCGGACGCGACATGGATATGGGGCAGTCGGCCTGCCTGCGCATCGGCGATATCAGAGTGGTCGTCGGCTCCTACAAGGCGCAGCTCGCGGATCAATCGATGTACCGCTATGTCGGCATCGAGCCGACCGAGCAGAAAATCCTGGTCAACAAGAGCTCGGTGCATTTCCGCGCCGATTTCGAGCCGATCGCCGAAAAGCTCCTGATCTGCGCCGCGCCCGGCGCGATGCCGGCCGATACCGCAGTATTACCCTGGACGCGGCTGCGTCCGGGCATCCGCATCAAGCCGAACGGCCGCGCTTTCGCCCCATCCGCCCAATCTCGCTCAACCTCTCCAGTCACGGGATAA